Proteins encoded together in one Vigna angularis cultivar LongXiaoDou No.4 chromosome 5, ASM1680809v1, whole genome shotgun sequence window:
- the LOC108340794 gene encoding aspartic proteinase 36 isoform X2 — protein MEAVAAVFLFAAALLSVVEGSPVTLTLERAFPSNHGVELSQLRARDSLRHRRMLQSTNYVVDFPVKGTFDPSQVGLYYTKVKMGTPPREFYVQIDTGSDVLWVSCGSCNGCPQTSGLQIQLNYFDPRSSSTSSLISCSDRRCRSGVQSSDASCSSQNNQCIYTFQYGDGSGTSGYYVSDLMHFASIFEGTLTTNASASVVFGCSIQQTGDLTKSDRAVDGIFGFGQQGMSVISQLSSQGIAPRVFSHCLRGDNTGGGVLVLGEIVEPNIVYTPLVPSQPHYNLYLQSISVNGQFLQINPAVFATSSNRGTIVDSGTTLSYLAEEAYTTFVNAITAAIPQSVRSVLSRGNQCYLITTSSNVDMFPQVSLNFAGGASLVLRPLDYLIQQNYIGEGSVWCIGFQKIPGQSVTILGGSLPVNVSASAGRGRSEFVDSGELGGSTSLCEGPHTLIRMLLLALFMHITLIL, from the exons ATGGAAGCGGTGGCCGCCGTTTTTCTATTCGCCGCCGCACTTCTGTCGGTGGTGGAGGGGTCACCGGTGACTCTGACACTGGAAAGAGCGTTTCCTTCGAATCATGGCGTGGAGTTGAGTCAGCTCAGAGCTCGGGACAGCCTCAGACATCGTAGAATGTTGCAGTCTACTAACTATGTCGTAGATTTCCCTGTCAAAGGCACCTTCGATCCCTCACAAGTCGG GCTTTACTATACCAAGGTAAAAATGGGTACTCCTCCAAGGGAATTTTATGTGCAGATTGACACTGGGAGTGATGTTCTCTGGGTTAGTTGTGGGTCCTGCAATGGTTGTCCTCAGACAAGTGGGCTGCAA ATTCAGCTCAATTACTTTGACCCTAGGAGTTCATCAACATCTTCATTGATCTCTTGTTCTGACCGGAGGTGCAGGAGCGGAGTTCAGTCCTCCGATGCAAGCTGTTCCAGTCAGAACAACCAGTGCATTTACACGTTCCAGTATGGAGATGGCAGTGGGACATCAGGCTATTATGTGTCAGACTTGATGCATTTTGCTAGTATTTTTGAGGGAACCTTGACAACAAATGCTTCTGCATCTGTAGTTTTTGG TTGTAGCATCCAGCAGACTGGGGACTTAACAAAGTCCGATAGAGCAGTTGATGGGATATTTGGATTCGGGCAACAAGGCATGTCTGTCATTTCCCAACTCTCATCGCAAGGAATTGCACCGAGAGTGTTCTCTCATTGCTTAAGAGGAGATAACACTGGTGGAGGTGTCTTGGTTCTTGGTGAAATTGTGGAGCCAAACATAGTTTATACTCCACTTGTTCCATCGCA GCCTCATTACAATTTATATCTGCAGAGCATCTCTGTCAATGGCCAGTTTTTGCAAATTAACCCTGCAGTTTTTGCTACATCAAGCAACAGAGGTACCATTGTTGATTCTGGAACAACTTTGTCCTACCTTGCAGAAGAGGCTTATACAACCTTTGTGAATGCG ATTACAGCTGCTATTCCACAATCTGTACGCAGTGTTCTTTCCAGGGGAAATCAGTGTTACTTAATAACCACCTCCAG CAATGTTGACATGTTTCCACAAGTAAGTCTGAATTTCGCTGGTGGTGCATCTCTGGTTTTAAGACCACTGGACTACCTTATTCAACAGAATTATATT GGTGAGGGTTCAGTTTGGTGTATTGGCTTTCAGAAAATCCCGGGTCAAAGTGTAACTATCCTAGGAG GTTCATTGCCAGTGAATGTATCTGCATCAGCTGGTAGGGGCAGAAGTGAGTTTGTAGATTCAGGAGAGCTAGGTGGAAGCACTTCTTTATGTGAAGGACCTCACACTTTGATAAGGATGTTATTGCTTGCTCTGTTCATGCACATAACACTAATTTTGTAA
- the LOC108340794 gene encoding aspartic proteinase 36 isoform X1: MEAVAAVFLFAAALLSVVEGSPVTLTLERAFPSNHGVELSQLRARDSLRHRRMLQSTNYVVDFPVKGTFDPSQVGLYYTKVKMGTPPREFYVQIDTGSDVLWVSCGSCNGCPQTSGLQIQLNYFDPRSSSTSSLISCSDRRCRSGVQSSDASCSSQNNQCIYTFQYGDGSGTSGYYVSDLMHFASIFEGTLTTNASASVVFGCSIQQTGDLTKSDRAVDGIFGFGQQGMSVISQLSSQGIAPRVFSHCLRGDNTGGGVLVLGEIVEPNIVYTPLVPSQPHYNLYLQSISVNGQFLQINPAVFATSSNRGTIVDSGTTLSYLAEEAYTTFVNAITAAIPQSVRSVLSRGNQCYLITTSSNVDMFPQVSLNFAGGASLVLRPLDYLIQQNYIGEGSVWCIGFQKIPGQSVTILGDLVLKDKIFVYDVAGQRIGWTNYDCSLPVNVSASAGRGRSEFVDSGELGGSTSLCEGPHTLIRMLLLALFMHITLIL, translated from the exons ATGGAAGCGGTGGCCGCCGTTTTTCTATTCGCCGCCGCACTTCTGTCGGTGGTGGAGGGGTCACCGGTGACTCTGACACTGGAAAGAGCGTTTCCTTCGAATCATGGCGTGGAGTTGAGTCAGCTCAGAGCTCGGGACAGCCTCAGACATCGTAGAATGTTGCAGTCTACTAACTATGTCGTAGATTTCCCTGTCAAAGGCACCTTCGATCCCTCACAAGTCGG GCTTTACTATACCAAGGTAAAAATGGGTACTCCTCCAAGGGAATTTTATGTGCAGATTGACACTGGGAGTGATGTTCTCTGGGTTAGTTGTGGGTCCTGCAATGGTTGTCCTCAGACAAGTGGGCTGCAA ATTCAGCTCAATTACTTTGACCCTAGGAGTTCATCAACATCTTCATTGATCTCTTGTTCTGACCGGAGGTGCAGGAGCGGAGTTCAGTCCTCCGATGCAAGCTGTTCCAGTCAGAACAACCAGTGCATTTACACGTTCCAGTATGGAGATGGCAGTGGGACATCAGGCTATTATGTGTCAGACTTGATGCATTTTGCTAGTATTTTTGAGGGAACCTTGACAACAAATGCTTCTGCATCTGTAGTTTTTGG TTGTAGCATCCAGCAGACTGGGGACTTAACAAAGTCCGATAGAGCAGTTGATGGGATATTTGGATTCGGGCAACAAGGCATGTCTGTCATTTCCCAACTCTCATCGCAAGGAATTGCACCGAGAGTGTTCTCTCATTGCTTAAGAGGAGATAACACTGGTGGAGGTGTCTTGGTTCTTGGTGAAATTGTGGAGCCAAACATAGTTTATACTCCACTTGTTCCATCGCA GCCTCATTACAATTTATATCTGCAGAGCATCTCTGTCAATGGCCAGTTTTTGCAAATTAACCCTGCAGTTTTTGCTACATCAAGCAACAGAGGTACCATTGTTGATTCTGGAACAACTTTGTCCTACCTTGCAGAAGAGGCTTATACAACCTTTGTGAATGCG ATTACAGCTGCTATTCCACAATCTGTACGCAGTGTTCTTTCCAGGGGAAATCAGTGTTACTTAATAACCACCTCCAG CAATGTTGACATGTTTCCACAAGTAAGTCTGAATTTCGCTGGTGGTGCATCTCTGGTTTTAAGACCACTGGACTACCTTATTCAACAGAATTATATT GGTGAGGGTTCAGTTTGGTGTATTGGCTTTCAGAAAATCCCGGGTCAAAGTGTAACTATCCTAGGAG ATCTCGtattaaaagacaaaatttttGTCTACGATGTTGCTGGTCAACGCATAGGATGGACTAACTATGATT GTTCATTGCCAGTGAATGTATCTGCATCAGCTGGTAGGGGCAGAAGTGAGTTTGTAGATTCAGGAGAGCTAGGTGGAAGCACTTCTTTATGTGAAGGACCTCACACTTTGATAAGGATGTTATTGCTTGCTCTGTTCATGCACATAACACTAATTTTGTAA